One region of Sus scrofa isolate TJ Tabasco breed Duroc chromosome 3, Sscrofa11.1, whole genome shotgun sequence genomic DNA includes:
- the NYAP1 gene encoding neuronal tyrosine-phosphorylated phosphoinositide-3-kinase adapter 1 isoform X1: MNLLYRKTKLEWRQHKEEEAKRSSSKEVAPSGPAGPGAGPGPGVRVRDIASLRRSLRMGFMTMPASQEHTPHPCRSAMAPRSLSCHSVGSMDSVGGGPGGGGGGLTEDSRRPPAKPRRHPSTKLSMVGSGAEMPPSKKAGSQKPTPEGRESSRKVPPQKPRRSPNTQLSVSFDESCPPAPSPRGGNLPLQRLSRGSCVAGDPEVGAQEEEPVYIEMVGDVFRGGGRSGGGLTGPPLGGGGPTPPAGADSDSEESEAIYEEMKYPLPEEAGEGRANGAPPLTATSTPHQPHALQPHTHRRPASALPSRRDGTPTKTTPCEIPPPFPNLLQHRPPLLAFPQAKSASRTPGDGVSRLPVLCHSKEPAGSTPAPQVPARERETPPPPPPPPAANLLLLGPSGRARSHSTPLPPQGSGQPRGERELPNSHSMICPKAAGVPAAPPAAAALLPGPPKDKAVSYTMVYSAVKVTTHSVLPAGPPLGAGEPKTEKEISVLHGMLCTSSRPPVPGKSSPHSGAMGAAAGVLHHRACLASPHSLPDPTAGPLTPLWTYPAAAAGLKRPPAYESLKAGGVLNKGCGIGAPSPMVKIQLQEQGTDGGAFASISCAHVIASTGTPEEEEEEMGASTFGAGWALQRKVLYGGRKAKELDTAVGDNARAWNGSAEGPSKVEREDRGPVTSGIPVRSQGAEGLLARIHHGGDRGGNRTALPIPCQTFPACHRNGDFTGGYRLGRSASTSGVRQAALHTPRPCSQPRDALSQTHPALPLPLPLPPQPARERDGKLLEVIERKRCVCKEIKARHRPDRGLCKQESMPILPSWRRGPEPRKSGTPPCRRQHTVLWDTAI; the protein is encoded by the exons ATGAACCTCCTCTACCGAAAAACCAAGCTGGAGTGGAGGCAGCACAAGGAAGAGGAGGCCAAGAGGAG CTCCAGTAAGGAGGTGGCTCCCTCAGGCCCGGCAGGGCCCGGGGCTGGCCCAGGGCCCGGGGTGCGAGTGCGGGACATCGCCTCTCTGCGCCGCTCCCTCAGGATGGGCTTCATGACGATGCCCGCCTCCCAGgagcacaccccccacccctgccggaGCGCCATGGCCCCACGCTCCCTCTCCTGCCACTCGGTGGGCAGCATGGACAGTGTGGGGGGCGGGCCTGGGGGCGGCGGTGGGGGCCTCACGGAGGACAGCCGAAGACCCCCGGCCAAGCCCCGGAGACACCCCAGCACCAAGCTCAGCATGGTGGGGTCGGGGGCAGAGATGCCCCCCAGCAAGAAAGCAG GCTCACAGAAGCCGACCCCAGAGGGCCGCGAGTCCAGCCGGAAGGTTCCACCACAGAAGCCCAGGCGGAGCCCCAACACCCAGCTCTCTGTCTCCTTCGATGAGTCCTGtcccccagccccatctcctCGAGGGGGGAACCTGCCCCTTCAGCGCCTCAGTCGGGGGTCCTGCGTAGCTGGGGACCCTGAGGTGGGTGCCCAGGAAGAAGAGCCTGTGTACATTGAGATGGTGGGGGATGTCTTCAGGGGAGGAGGGCGAAGTGGAGGGGGCCTGACTGGGCCccctcttgggggtgggggcccgACCCCTCCGGCTGGTGCCGACTCGGACTCGGAAGAGAGCGAGGCCATATATGAGGAGATGAAGTACCCGCTGCCCGAGGAGGCAGGGGAAGGCCGGGCCAATGGGGCCCCTCCACTGACGGCAACCTCCACGCCACACCAGCCTCACGCCCTTCAGCCTCACACCCACCGCCGTCCAGCTTCTGCCCTCCCCAGCCGGAGGGACGGGACGCCCACCAAGACCACCCCTTGTGAAATCCCCCCGCCCTTCCCCAACCTCCTCCAGCACCGACCTCCACTCCTGGCCTTCCCCCAAGCCAAGTCTGCTTCCCGAACCCCTGGCGATGGGGTCTCGAGGCTACCAGTCCTCTGCCACTCCAAGGAGCCAGCCGGCTCCACCCCAGCTCCCCAAGTGCCTGCCCGGGAGCGGGAGACGCCTCCCCCACCGCCTCCGCCTCCCGCTGCCAACCTGCTGCTGCTGGGACCCTCGGGCCGAGCCCGGAGCCACTCGACCCCGTTGCCACCCCAGGGCTCTGGCCAGCCCCGGGGGGAGCGGGAGCTCCCCAATTCCCACAGCATGATCTGCCCCAAGGCAGCAGGGGTGCCGGCAGCCCCTCCTGCCGCGGCTGCCTTGCTTCCCGGACCCCCCAAGGACAAGGCCGTGTCTTACACCATGGTGTACTCAGCAGTCAAGGTGACCACGCACTCTGTCCTGCCAGCTGGGCCGCCCCTTGGTGCTGGGGAGCCAAAGACGGAGAAAGAAATCTCAGTCCTCCACGGGATGCTGTGCACCAGCTCGAGGCCCCCCGTGCCCGGGAAGTCCAGCCCCCACAGCGGGGCCATGGGCGCAGCAGCTGGGGTTCTCCATCACCGCGCCTGCCTGGCTTCCCCACACAGCCTTCCGGACCCAACTGCAGGCCCCCTGACCCCCCTCTGGACCtacccagctgcagcagctgggctCAAGAGACCCCCTGCCTATGAGAGCCTCAAGGCTGGGGGGGTGCTGAATAAGGGCTGTGGAATAGGGGCGCCATCTCCCATGGTCAAGATCCAGCTGCAGGAGCAAGGGACCGACGGGGGGGCCTTTGCCAGCATCTCCTGTGCCCACGTCATCGCCAGCACGGGAAcaccagaggaggaagaagaagagatggGTGCCTCGACATTTGGGGCAGGCTGGGCTCTGCAGAGGAAGGTCCTGtatggagggaggaaggcaaaAGAGCTGGACA CAGCAGTTGGGGACAATGCCCGGGCCTGGAATGGCAGTGCCGAGGGTCCAAGCAAGGTGGAGCGTGAGGACAGAGGCCCTGTGACATCAGGGATCCCAGTGAGGAGCCAGGGGGCAGAGGGCCTGCTGGCCAGGATCCACCACGGAGGAGACCGAGGAGGGAACCGCACGGCGCTGCCCATACCCTGCCAGACCTTCCCCGCCTGCCACCGCAATGGAG ACTTCACGGGAGGCTACCGCCTGGGGCGCTCCGCCTCCACCTCAGGAGTCCGGCAGGCCGCGCTCCACACTCCCCGGCCCTGCAGCCAGCCCAGGGATGCCCTGAGCCAG ACCCACCCtgcgctgccgctgccgctgccccTGCCGCCCCAGCCCGCCCGCGAGCGCGACGGCAAGCTGCTGGAGGTGATCGAGCGCAAGCGCTGCGTGTGCAAGGAGATCAAGGCGCGCCACCGCCCGGACCGCGGCCTCTGCAAGCAGGAGAGCATGCCCATCCTCCCCAGCTGGCGGCGCGGGCCCGAGCCCCGCAAGTCCGGCACCCCGCCCTGCCGCCGGCAGCACACCGTCCTCTGGGACACTGCCATCTGA
- the NYAP1 gene encoding neuronal tyrosine-phosphorylated phosphoinositide-3-kinase adapter 1 isoform X2: MNLLYRKTKLEWRQHKEEEAKRSSSKEVAPSGPAGPGAGPGPGVRVRDIASLRRSLRMGFMTMPASQEHTPHPCRSAMAPRSLSCHSVGSMDSVGGGPGGGGGGLTEDSRRPPAKPRRHPSTKLSMVGSGAEMPPSKKAGSQKPTPEGRESSRKVPPQKPRRSPNTQLSVSFDESCPPAPSPRGGNLPLQRLSRGSCVAGDPEVGAQEEEPVYIEMVGDVFRGGGRSGGGLTGPPLGGGGPTPPAGADSDSEESEAIYEEMKYPLPEEAGEGRANGAPPLTATSTPHQPHALQPHTHRRPASALPSRRDGTPTKTTPCEIPPPFPNLLQHRPPLLAFPQAKSASRTPGDGVSRLPVLCHSKEPAGSTPAPQVPARERETPPPPPPPPAANLLLLGPSGRARSHSTPLPPQGSGQPRGERELPNSHSMICPKAAGVPAAPPAAAALLPGPPKDKAVSYTMVYSAVKVTTHSVLPAGPPLGAGEPKTEKEISVLHGMLCTSSRPPVPGKSSPHSGAMGAAAGVLHHRACLASPHSLPDPTAGPLTPLWTYPAAAAGLKRPPAYESLKAGGVLNKGCGIGAPSPMVKIQLQEQGTDGGAFASISCAHVIASTGTPEEEEEEMGASTFGAGWALQRKVLYGGRKAKELDTVGDNARAWNGSAEGPSKVEREDRGPVTSGIPVRSQGAEGLLARIHHGGDRGGNRTALPIPCQTFPACHRNGDFTGGYRLGRSASTSGVRQAALHTPRPCSQPRDALSQTHPALPLPLPLPPQPARERDGKLLEVIERKRCVCKEIKARHRPDRGLCKQESMPILPSWRRGPEPRKSGTPPCRRQHTVLWDTAI, translated from the exons ATGAACCTCCTCTACCGAAAAACCAAGCTGGAGTGGAGGCAGCACAAGGAAGAGGAGGCCAAGAGGAG CTCCAGTAAGGAGGTGGCTCCCTCAGGCCCGGCAGGGCCCGGGGCTGGCCCAGGGCCCGGGGTGCGAGTGCGGGACATCGCCTCTCTGCGCCGCTCCCTCAGGATGGGCTTCATGACGATGCCCGCCTCCCAGgagcacaccccccacccctgccggaGCGCCATGGCCCCACGCTCCCTCTCCTGCCACTCGGTGGGCAGCATGGACAGTGTGGGGGGCGGGCCTGGGGGCGGCGGTGGGGGCCTCACGGAGGACAGCCGAAGACCCCCGGCCAAGCCCCGGAGACACCCCAGCACCAAGCTCAGCATGGTGGGGTCGGGGGCAGAGATGCCCCCCAGCAAGAAAGCAG GCTCACAGAAGCCGACCCCAGAGGGCCGCGAGTCCAGCCGGAAGGTTCCACCACAGAAGCCCAGGCGGAGCCCCAACACCCAGCTCTCTGTCTCCTTCGATGAGTCCTGtcccccagccccatctcctCGAGGGGGGAACCTGCCCCTTCAGCGCCTCAGTCGGGGGTCCTGCGTAGCTGGGGACCCTGAGGTGGGTGCCCAGGAAGAAGAGCCTGTGTACATTGAGATGGTGGGGGATGTCTTCAGGGGAGGAGGGCGAAGTGGAGGGGGCCTGACTGGGCCccctcttgggggtgggggcccgACCCCTCCGGCTGGTGCCGACTCGGACTCGGAAGAGAGCGAGGCCATATATGAGGAGATGAAGTACCCGCTGCCCGAGGAGGCAGGGGAAGGCCGGGCCAATGGGGCCCCTCCACTGACGGCAACCTCCACGCCACACCAGCCTCACGCCCTTCAGCCTCACACCCACCGCCGTCCAGCTTCTGCCCTCCCCAGCCGGAGGGACGGGACGCCCACCAAGACCACCCCTTGTGAAATCCCCCCGCCCTTCCCCAACCTCCTCCAGCACCGACCTCCACTCCTGGCCTTCCCCCAAGCCAAGTCTGCTTCCCGAACCCCTGGCGATGGGGTCTCGAGGCTACCAGTCCTCTGCCACTCCAAGGAGCCAGCCGGCTCCACCCCAGCTCCCCAAGTGCCTGCCCGGGAGCGGGAGACGCCTCCCCCACCGCCTCCGCCTCCCGCTGCCAACCTGCTGCTGCTGGGACCCTCGGGCCGAGCCCGGAGCCACTCGACCCCGTTGCCACCCCAGGGCTCTGGCCAGCCCCGGGGGGAGCGGGAGCTCCCCAATTCCCACAGCATGATCTGCCCCAAGGCAGCAGGGGTGCCGGCAGCCCCTCCTGCCGCGGCTGCCTTGCTTCCCGGACCCCCCAAGGACAAGGCCGTGTCTTACACCATGGTGTACTCAGCAGTCAAGGTGACCACGCACTCTGTCCTGCCAGCTGGGCCGCCCCTTGGTGCTGGGGAGCCAAAGACGGAGAAAGAAATCTCAGTCCTCCACGGGATGCTGTGCACCAGCTCGAGGCCCCCCGTGCCCGGGAAGTCCAGCCCCCACAGCGGGGCCATGGGCGCAGCAGCTGGGGTTCTCCATCACCGCGCCTGCCTGGCTTCCCCACACAGCCTTCCGGACCCAACTGCAGGCCCCCTGACCCCCCTCTGGACCtacccagctgcagcagctgggctCAAGAGACCCCCTGCCTATGAGAGCCTCAAGGCTGGGGGGGTGCTGAATAAGGGCTGTGGAATAGGGGCGCCATCTCCCATGGTCAAGATCCAGCTGCAGGAGCAAGGGACCGACGGGGGGGCCTTTGCCAGCATCTCCTGTGCCCACGTCATCGCCAGCACGGGAAcaccagaggaggaagaagaagagatggGTGCCTCGACATTTGGGGCAGGCTGGGCTCTGCAGAGGAAGGTCCTGtatggagggaggaaggcaaaAGAGCTGGACA CAGTTGGGGACAATGCCCGGGCCTGGAATGGCAGTGCCGAGGGTCCAAGCAAGGTGGAGCGTGAGGACAGAGGCCCTGTGACATCAGGGATCCCAGTGAGGAGCCAGGGGGCAGAGGGCCTGCTGGCCAGGATCCACCACGGAGGAGACCGAGGAGGGAACCGCACGGCGCTGCCCATACCCTGCCAGACCTTCCCCGCCTGCCACCGCAATGGAG ACTTCACGGGAGGCTACCGCCTGGGGCGCTCCGCCTCCACCTCAGGAGTCCGGCAGGCCGCGCTCCACACTCCCCGGCCCTGCAGCCAGCCCAGGGATGCCCTGAGCCAG ACCCACCCtgcgctgccgctgccgctgccccTGCCGCCCCAGCCCGCCCGCGAGCGCGACGGCAAGCTGCTGGAGGTGATCGAGCGCAAGCGCTGCGTGTGCAAGGAGATCAAGGCGCGCCACCGCCCGGACCGCGGCCTCTGCAAGCAGGAGAGCATGCCCATCCTCCCCAGCTGGCGGCGCGGGCCCGAGCCCCGCAAGTCCGGCACCCCGCCCTGCCGCCGGCAGCACACCGTCCTCTGGGACACTGCCATCTGA